aatttttaggggtattttcagggatttattgactctttaatatttttaaattgatgataattttaatatttgattcttgacctagcgacttataacgatattacgttattctacaaccactctgaggcaactggcggcaattttcattaaataaaaaaaattggtaaatttattcattgtcaacatgtatgatttcaaaaaatctgaatcttcagataaagacgtaatattttgtcttttgaaacatattacagcatattatttttaaattattatgaatttatatttttagggggacaactcaataattaaggcgattttaggggtttttgacataaactttagggataaatattttggagagttggtaacactgtgaCACTGACAGctaccaaagattacagtgtattattggaaatagataggctactcgaacttttttcggaacgaatgtgatagcgccatctagtgactagatacggtatttttagtatagtaaaaagtctaaaaataataatgcatattttttgtaaaggagagacatttttgattttgtaatagttgaagaaaccaattgagaaaaacaaaaaaaaagacaaaaacttTCCCTTTGttacccccgggctcgaactcaggattattatattgtacctttgttatgcaccactaggccaaatgactatgtggaaaatcgttgaaattaatgtacacttactgtttttctttaataatccctttgctttagaaatacaaacacattctttctataacgcgtcaaaattaaaaggataaataatcctttttttcggtttttttttccgtacttacacgggtttaatctctaaaaccattctagtacgtacacatctatgtaattgtatcttaaatctaggatgtagatggcgctgcttcataaagatttcacgttcttctaagttcccatggcatgacAGCTACTCAGGGACGTGCTCAGTGGGCGAAATATtcacaatttttctttttacctacaaaataaaaataataatcagcatcctatttatttatgttttcacTATCTTAGACTGCTGGGTTTGTTGTGAAGTAATTCATCATACCACCAATTGTGAgagtttatttagatttttggaGGTAAATacactaattataaaaaatacttacattttattacattaattgtaaactatgaaagtTTAACTTTATGGTacttattataaacaattagTCCTTTCAGTAGTCCAATTATGGCTGATCAGACATCAACATTAGCGGTTATTATTTTGGCCGTCGGAATTTCTGTACATTTCTCCTTACACAAAGTTGAAGAAGGATATGTTGGTGTTTACTACAGGGTAAGTAACTTTGCCCTATGATTTTAACCGTGTAGATCCCTGTTCTCGTAGTCAtcattaattcatcattatcaacccatattttgctcactgctgacctaactaatagtccaccacgctggcccaatccgaattggcagacttctcacactcagagaattaggaagattctctgttatgcaggtttcctcacaattttccttccttcctttcctttctttcaccgtttgagacacatgatatttaatttcttaaaatgcacacaaatgaaaagttggagctgcatgccccggaccagattcaaacccacaccctccggaatttgaggcagaggtccactacctcaaatccactgagctatcgcggctcaataataattaattatcaagaGCTAATTGACTGAACTCTCAACAGAAGGATATTTTATGCTAAGGATCAGAGGGCTGACCAACacagaaatgcagccagtaatCTGCCACCATTTCACATGTGCACAACTTGTATAGCTATTAGGATAATTTacttagcttaagtttcttactGTATTCcttatttacattacattatgtcCTCATGAGTTTTTAAACTTGAAATAGGCTGTTCAATTTGTTCATATGTGATAATGTTGTATTTTCTATAGTATTTCCTTGTAGTGTAATTCTGAAGTTATAATAAATAGCCCATATAGTTTCTGTTCTAATAAGAATAAAGTGATCAAATATGGCCTGGCACTCAGgcatagtgtagctttccaacagtgaaagaatttttttaaatcagttcagtaatttcagttttttttagtcCATATTGATTATATTCTCATGTTTTCAGGGTGGAGCATTACTCCCAGTTACAAGTCAACCTGGTTTTCACATGATGATCCCATTGTTGACAACTTACAAGGCTATACAGGTATACCTTTTGTCAATAAGTATGTAATATGTTAATGAGAGAAATCTCATGTCTGTAATCATCactataaaacctttttatggGTGACAACAAGACATTTTCCCTCATTATAGTAGAGGGGTTTGGTGCTTACCCATCATATTACTCCTATCTTGTAGGGAACCTTAGGGTTTATGTTGACTGATTGCTTAACATGATCTCCGAGATATGTgagatgtaacaccaccaacttcctgaCTCCAGAATGCTTctgagaaattccatttatCACATTGACAGATTAGCCTTTTCGATCATAACAGATTGGCGACAGGCTTTCACCCTTATGGGGCTAAATATTTAcacacacagattaaagaataataagcagATAGAGCGTTCAGAACACAGCagggatgcagccattccaaatacaaattcgaAAACAATCAAtatcaatttacataattgttgttagtgttaaatcttaaaatacaaactactaaaaatgtttgtttatgcTTATGTATATGTTAtttatgtttgattttttttcatgggTTTCACTGACTTCACTACACTGCTTGTATAtgctcattctgtatcattctttctTCTGTGCTATTGTaacaataaatttgtaaatgtgCTTGGACAAAACGCTATTCAATTAAAatctgttttataaaaatattcaaactgCTTACAGACAACTCTACAAACTGATGAAGTAAAAAATGTGCCGTGTGGTACAAGCGGCGGTGTAATGATATACTTTGAGAGGATAGAAGTTGTCAATAAACTGGATCCCAATagtggtatatttttttttgtttggagaCCTTGGCTCTTAACACAAGGATTTAATCTTTATAACCATAATACTGTAGTATAGTGAGGCTGTTTTACTTGAATAGATCTTATTTATGTGGTAATAGCAGAACAAAAAATAGATTCATTCTGCTTCATCAGTGAGCTGTTTTCTAAAATCCTGtaattttcttactttttagTTCTCTATTGTATTACtgtctattttatatttaatcttagttgtttgtttttttctttagttctaGATGTGATACGTAACTTCACAGCAGACTATGACAAGACACTGATATTTAACAAGGTCCACCATGAGTTGAATCAGTTTTGCAGCGCCCACACTCTGCATGAGGTGTACATTGCACTCTTTGACCAGATAGATGAGAACCTTAGTACTGTAAGTACCCTctctatatattaatttactttgtgaatatttgttcattatcaaccaatattcggctcactgctgagatcgaatctcctctcagaatgagagcacCGCTTAAggaacgtgatatttaatttcttaaaatgcacataactaaaaagttgggaggtgcatgccccagactatactacagcctttcttgatgagtactgtttactaacaaacaaataatgagagtcatttcacaccttataataattataattaacttcttcttaaattaatgaaaattattaataagtttaaaacaattacatatggttaatatattttatacaacattttataaacaaactatacataatttaaaataaataagttatgaaatgacatgtgttttctaccttcatttctaatttctttgttggtaaactgtACTTGTCAAGAAAGGTACAGATTCAAAcacacaccctccagaatcttaggcagaggtcatatccagctCTCATGTGAATATTGGTCTACagataattttagtttatacTATGACTATGGTTGTGCATTATAGTAGCTTTTATGTATGGTAGTTAGACACTTTTTTACTTTGTATCAGATAAAGTAAGTTAGTGAGGGTAGAACAATAAAAATGACCTAATTCCAATTTTACAATCTACAAAgctaatatacattttaaagaaCTCTTGTGTTTTGCACACAAACACAATGGCTTGCATTCAGTTCTGCATGTTTCAAGGACTGAAGTTTGGTGCACCCTCTACCTGCCTTGTTGTGTACCCTtaacaatatataataaaataatctaattttaatttaataaattttattatttatttattatattttattttatttatttattaattttaatttaaggctCTCCAAAATGACTTGAATGAACTGGCACCAGGTCTAAAAGTGAAGGGAGTTCGTGTGACAAAACCGAAGATTCCAGAAATCATACGGAAGAACTATGAGCTTATGGAGGCTGAGAAATCAAAGTTTCTTATTGCAGAACAACATCAaaaggtattaaaaaataaatctactcTTGTTTTCATTGTTGTCTTATGCTAATTTCATTCAAtgatatatgtattattattatatattcatttcttaaaatgagtTAGTTAAGTAAATGTGGACTATGgttatttcttgatttttaCTATATTTCCCTTTATTTAGCCCTATGTtttattctaatatataaatcttTTCATAGGTTGTTGAAAAAGAAGCCGAGACTGCTCGGCGGAAAGCTGTGATTGAAGCAGAAAAAGAAGCTCATGTTGCTAAAATTCAGTTTGAACAAAAGATCATGGAAAAAGAATCTATGCAGAAAATGGAACTCATCCAAGACAGCATCCACAAAGCAAAACAGCAAACAAAATCTGAAGCCGAATTTTATCATCTAAAGAAGCAAGCAGAGGCGAACAGAGTGCTTTTAACAAGAGAGTATTTAGAACTTAAGAAATACGAGGCCCTCgcgttaaataataaaatctattttggtAATGACATCCCCAAAATGTTCCTTCAAGCAAATGTGGGGGAAACTGTGCAAATGCCACAAAGTGTGCAGGGCGAATAAATGAAAGTTTGGAAATAAAACCGTGAACTAGTCATTGAAATGTTAAAAAAGTTCTCAGGCACTAAATATTGTTGTCTGTGTATTTAACTAAGTGAGTGGGGTTagataaatgattatttattgtaatggtttttttttttttttatggtaaagACATTCTTTACAATTACATTTCTATAGTTTCATTTAGTCTTAGCAGGCCTGTATCATTGTTTTAGATGTACCCTTTTATAGTAAAATCATGTAGAaactttcacttaaaaactggccaattttgctttgacagtttttgaattattgataaagaaaattataaggGCTTTAGGCCCTTTAAAtttagtccaatattcaataaaataccaAAGTTAACCATAATGATTgagtttaaagttgaatttgcaaatgcaactaggttcttgaattgagtgccaagaagttgtattTGGCACTCATTAAGTGGGTAAATTTTTTGGTCTCTAATTGTGCATCcaatttttaataggagatcaatggATGTACCAGTGTTTTAGTATAATTATGTACAGAAACTCCTATCCCTTATAAATGTTGTGTGctagtaaaataattgttaatatcTCTTACatgtgtaattaaataatattaagaaaatgtGTGGAAAAAAGTGTACTTTTTGTATGAGGGTTAATAAAACTCATTAATTGTAAtgaaaaaattgattttattttaaaagaaaataaataaacttaagatggcattttagattttattgaaGGCGGCAATGTCAACAGATTGGACAAAGTCTTCGAACTCCTGAATCTTTTCAGTGAGAAGGTCCACAGATACTTTGTCGTC
This window of the Bicyclus anynana chromosome 19, ilBicAnyn1.1, whole genome shotgun sequence genome carries:
- the LOC112052289 gene encoding erlin-2, yielding MADQTSTLAVIILAVGISVHFSLHKVEEGYVGVYYRGGALLPVTSQPGFHMMIPLLTTYKAIQTTLQTDEVKNVPCGTSGGVMIYFERIEVVNKLDPNSVLDVIRNFTADYDKTLIFNKVHHELNQFCSAHTLHEVYIALFDQIDENLSTALQNDLNELAPGLKVKGVRVTKPKIPEIIRKNYELMEAEKSKFLIAEQHQKVVEKEAETARRKAVIEAEKEAHVAKIQFEQKIMEKESMQKMELIQDSIHKAKQQTKSEAEFYHLKKQAEANRVLLTREYLELKKYEALALNNKIYFGNDIPKMFLQANVGETVQMPQSVQGE